A region of Actinomycetota bacterium DNA encodes the following proteins:
- a CDS encoding HAMP domain-containing sensor histidine kinase — MAGERRAFFRSLRGRFLFYFLVLSVLSLLIFGALFAYFVWREKNREENAAREELVQQAEEMAGDLEVALALGEEFPDLPIANAERVTQLLRLEGRLIDAASVVVDENGKVVAPQPLGVRVPRELDPSLLAGRETVTHRTELGVVGEVFLVCVPLDIPSRPDYFNLAVAKDADTLAATASSGLLRYLVVAGGAALLLSIVLALYLSGYVLKPLRGLSRGAWELAHGNLDSRVEVTGRDEISELSRYFNYMAERIQASSQQQKDFVANVSHEIRTPLTSIEGFSQALLDGMVESEEDERRYLSIISEETARLKRVLEQLLALSRIDAGAWSLHPVSLDIPAYLDTVREKFLPQAGDRGIALKVEVRPGMAAIETDRDTLEQVMHNLLDNALKFTPEGGEVSVSADPLPAGGVRLQVRDNGQGIPPEELENIFERFSRVERSRSQRYGGSGLGLAVARELLDLLGGRISVWSQPGRGAAFTVELPPRLP, encoded by the coding sequence ATGGCCGGCGAGAGAAGGGCTTTCTTCCGCTCCCTGCGCGGCAGGTTCCTCTTCTACTTCCTGGTCCTGAGCGTCCTCAGCCTGCTCATCTTCGGGGCCCTCTTCGCGTATTTCGTCTGGCGCGAGAAGAACCGCGAGGAGAACGCGGCCCGCGAGGAGCTGGTCCAGCAGGCCGAGGAGATGGCCGGGGACCTGGAGGTTGCCCTGGCCCTCGGCGAGGAGTTCCCGGACCTGCCCATCGCCAACGCCGAGAGGGTGACCCAGCTGCTGCGCCTTGAGGGGAGGCTCATCGACGCCGCCAGCGTGGTGGTAGACGAAAACGGCAAGGTGGTGGCCCCACAACCCCTGGGGGTGCGCGTGCCCCGCGAGCTGGACCCCTCGCTGCTGGCCGGCCGGGAGACGGTCACGCACCGTACCGAGCTGGGGGTGGTGGGCGAGGTGTTCCTGGTCTGCGTCCCCCTGGACATCCCCAGCCGGCCAGACTATTTCAACCTCGCGGTGGCGAAGGACGCCGACACCCTGGCCGCCACGGCCAGCAGTGGGCTGTTGCGCTACCTGGTCGTCGCCGGTGGAGCGGCGCTGCTGCTCTCCATCGTCCTGGCCCTGTACCTCAGCGGCTACGTGCTCAAGCCCCTGCGCGGCCTAAGCCGGGGCGCCTGGGAACTGGCCCACGGCAACCTGGACAGCCGGGTGGAGGTGACGGGGCGGGACGAGATATCGGAGCTCTCCCGCTACTTCAACTACATGGCGGAGCGCATCCAGGCCTCTTCCCAGCAACAGAAGGATTTCGTGGCCAACGTCTCCCACGAGATCCGCACCCCCCTCACCTCCATCGAGGGTTTCTCCCAGGCCCTCCTGGACGGCATGGTGGAATCGGAGGAGGACGAGCGGCGCTATCTCTCCATCATCAGCGAGGAGACCGCCCGCCTGAAGCGCGTGCTGGAACAGCTCCTGGCCCTCTCGCGCATCGACGCTGGGGCATGGTCGCTGCATCCCGTATCGCTGGACATCCCCGCGTACCTGGATACGGTGCGGGAGAAGTTCCTCCCGCAAGCGGGCGACAGGGGCATCGCCCTGAAGGTGGAGGTGCGGCCGGGTATGGCAGCCATAGAGACCGACCGCGATACCCTGGAGCAGGTGATGCATAACCTTTTGGACAACGCCCTGAAGTTCACCCCCGAGGGCGGAGAGGTGTCCGTATCCGCCGACCCCCTGCCCGCCGGAGGCGTCCGCCTGCAGGTCAGGGACAACGGCCAGGGCATCCCGCCCGAGGAGCTGGAGAACATCTTCGAGCGTTTTTCGCGCGTGGAGCGCTCGCGCTCGCAGCGCTACGGCGGGTCTGGGCTGGGCCTGGCGGTGGCGCGGGAGCTGCTTGACCTCCTGGGGGGGCGGATATCGGTGTGGAGCCAGCCCGGCCGGGGCGCCGCCTTCACCGTGGAGCTCCCGCCCCGCCTGCCTTAG
- the mutM gene encoding bifunctional DNA-formamidopyrimidine glycosylase/DNA-(apurinic or apyrimidinic site) lyase, whose product MPELPEVEIIRRQLEKEIAGARIASCEVGLPRLVTHPTPMGYRRGLAGRSIQDVSRRGKYLILELDDGHELVIHLGMTGSLVIPTPGEERPRHTHIVFHLADGRDLLYVDPRTFGETALLRRGDRTPLRGLHAMGPEPLDECFTRESMAGALRGKCRVKSALLDQSRIAGIGNIYADESLHRAGVNPLRRLDELSPGEIERIHAAVREVLAEAISRGGSSVSDYVDLRGDRGSFQDDHRVYRREGERCPACGASIVREVIAGRSSFFCPRCQK is encoded by the coding sequence GTGCCGGAGCTGCCGGAGGTGGAGATAATCCGCAGGCAACTCGAGAAAGAGATTGCCGGTGCGCGCATCGCATCGTGCGAGGTCGGCCTGCCCCGCCTGGTCACCCACCCCACCCCCATGGGCTATCGCAGGGGTCTGGCGGGCCGGAGCATCCAGGACGTCAGCCGCCGGGGAAAATATCTCATCCTGGAGCTGGACGACGGGCATGAACTGGTGATCCACCTGGGGATGACCGGCTCGCTGGTCATCCCCACGCCCGGGGAGGAGCGCCCGCGCCACACCCATATCGTCTTCCACCTCGCCGACGGCCGGGACCTGCTCTACGTCGATCCGCGCACTTTCGGGGAGACCGCCCTGCTGCGGCGCGGGGACCGTACCCCCCTGCGCGGCCTGCACGCCATGGGGCCGGAGCCCCTGGACGAGTGCTTCACCCGTGAAAGCATGGCCGGTGCCCTGCGGGGGAAGTGCCGGGTGAAATCCGCCTTGCTGGACCAGTCCCGCATCGCCGGCATTGGCAACATCTACGCCGACGAATCGCTGCACCGCGCCGGGGTCAATCCCCTGCGCCGCCTGGACGAACTCTCGCCCGGGGAGATAGAGCGCATCCACGCCGCGGTCCGCGAGGTGCTCGCGGAGGCCATCTCGCGGGGGGGCTCATCGGTGAGCGACTACGTTGACCTGCGGGGTGACCGGGGGAGTTTCCAGGACGACCACCGCGTCTACCGCCGCGAGGGGGAGCGCTGCCCCGCCTGCGGCGCCTCCATCGTGCGCGAGGTCATCGCCGGCCGCAGCTCTTTTTTCTGCCCAAGGTGCCAGAAATAG